A single region of the Chryseobacterium culicis genome encodes:
- a CDS encoding YfiT family bacillithiol transferase, whose product MSDLEKKKFPIGPFEAPESICDTTLDTYIKVIKDFPGRLKNLIEHFADDQLDTPYREGGWTVRQLVNHLSDSHMNSFIRFKLALTEDNPTIKPYDEAKWAELQDSFHMPVKPAMRMLKGTHQRWVVLLKSLTNKQFERTFHHPEHNKSYNLRESLALYVWHCNHHFAHIENLKKEKGW is encoded by the coding sequence ATGAGTGATTTAGAGAAAAAAAAGTTTCCAATAGGACCGTTTGAAGCTCCCGAAAGCATCTGTGACACTACCTTGGATACTTATATCAAAGTGATTAAAGACTTTCCCGGCAGGCTAAAAAATCTCATTGAACATTTTGCAGACGACCAATTGGATACTCCTTACAGAGAAGGAGGCTGGACGGTAAGACAGCTTGTGAACCATCTTTCAGACAGTCATATGAACAGTTTTATCCGTTTTAAGCTGGCTCTTACGGAAGATAATCCTACAATAAAACCCTATGATGAAGCGAAATGGGCAGAACTTCAGGACAGTTTCCATATGCCTGTAAAGCCGGCAATGAGAATGTTGAAAGGAACACACCAAAGATGGGTGGTACTTCTTAAAAGCCTTACCAATAAACAGTTTGAAAGAACTTTTCATCATCCTGAGCACAATAAAAGTTATAATTTAAGAGAAAGCCTTGCTTTGTACGTCTGGCATTGTAATCATCATTTTGCTCATATTGAAAATCTGAAGAAAGAAAAAGGTTGGTAA
- a CDS encoding DMT family transporter, with product MMTNQITKDENISGWINGFIGVVLFSGGLPATKLAVMEMSPTFVTIVRAAVAGVLALIVLWVGKEKRPVKEQFVPVLLVSLGCVVGFPLLSALALQYLTSAHSIVFLGMLPLATAIFGVFRGGERPHPIFWFFSIVGSLLVIGYAVSQGISASPIGDILMLLAVILCGMGYAEGAKLSKTLGGWQVISWALVLALPVMIPLFFIYFPEDIGHVSFQGWFGLGYISLFSMFIGFIFWYKGLAQGGIATVGQLQLLQPFFGLALAAWLLHEQVSMGMLGVTVGVILCVAGTKKFAK from the coding sequence ATGATGACAAATCAGATAACAAAAGATGAAAATATAAGCGGATGGATCAATGGCTTCATTGGTGTTGTATTATTTAGTGGAGGGCTGCCTGCTACCAAACTAGCGGTAATGGAAATGAGCCCAACTTTTGTAACAATAGTCCGTGCAGCTGTTGCCGGAGTATTGGCTTTAATCGTATTATGGGTGGGCAAAGAAAAACGACCGGTGAAAGAACAATTCGTTCCTGTGCTTCTGGTTTCTCTTGGCTGTGTGGTAGGTTTTCCGCTTCTTTCTGCACTGGCTCTTCAGTATCTTACTTCGGCTCACTCCATTGTATTTCTGGGAATGCTGCCTTTGGCAACCGCTATATTTGGAGTTTTCCGTGGGGGTGAGAGGCCTCATCCTATATTTTGGTTTTTTTCGATTGTAGGAAGTCTTTTAGTGATTGGATATGCTGTTTCACAAGGAATATCAGCGTCACCAATTGGCGATATTCTGATGCTGCTGGCAGTTATTTTATGTGGTATGGGCTATGCTGAAGGCGCGAAATTATCCAAAACATTAGGTGGCTGGCAGGTGATTTCCTGGGCTTTGGTACTGGCATTGCCTGTTATGATTCCTTTATTCTTTATTTATTTTCCTGAGGATATTGGACATGTTAGTTTTCAGGGATGGTTTGGGCTGGGCTACATTTCTCTTTTCAGTATGTTTATTGGATTTATATTCTGGTATAAAGGATTAGCACAGGGAGGAATCGCTACTGTGGGACAGCTGCAACTGCTTCAGCCTTTCTTTGGTTTGGCCTTGGCCGCCTGGCTTCTTCATGAGCAGGTGAGCATGGGAATGCTGGGAGTAACGGTAGGAGTGATCTTATGTGTTGCTGGAACTAAGAAATTTGCGAAATAA
- a CDS encoding DUF1569 domain-containing protein, whose product MVRKRLDNPIYYNEIVKRISLLSENSIGKWGKMSVCQMVKHCDLVLQVALRKIELPRINVVFETIGIFTKVEMYVFNNGIPRNMPTFQKLIVNFECDFDVSKTNLLKTLEEFREACEKNRLPDHHRLFGKMTEKDWTFLEYKHLDHHLKQFNV is encoded by the coding sequence TTGGTAAGAAAGCGTCTTGATAATCCCATATACTACAACGAAATTGTAAAGAGAATTTCTTTGTTATCTGAAAACTCCATTGGAAAATGGGGGAAAATGAGCGTATGTCAAATGGTAAAGCATTGTGATCTAGTTCTTCAGGTAGCCCTGCGGAAAATTGAACTTCCCCGTATTAATGTGGTATTCGAGACTATAGGAATCTTTACAAAAGTAGAAATGTATGTTTTCAATAATGGAATTCCCAGAAACATGCCTACTTTTCAAAAACTAATCGTTAATTTTGAGTGTGATTTTGATGTATCAAAAACCAATCTGCTGAAAACGCTGGAAGAATTCCGGGAAGCTTGTGAAAAGAACAGGCTGCCGGATCATCACAGATTATTCGGTAAAATGACTGAAAAAGACTGGACATTTTTAGAATATAAACATCTTGATCACCATCTAAAACAATTTAATGTATGA
- a CDS encoding pseudouridine synthase: protein MSRDNNNSDRPKRPRISTKKSSDDSRASRSGNSSGSKPFKKPFSKDGGRKGAEHQGSNSRFEKKPFKRNTDSSEGSNDEMGSKSERKPYITNKSESYEKKSFGKPKRGGKSFDARDKYERGSLKYGRRPSNGDEREDRAKSFVQKRRLNKIDKDVHKDTIRLNKYIANSGICSRREADELITQGLVEVNGKVVNEMGYQVQKTDRVVFDGQSITPEKPVYVLLNKPKGYISTTKDDKARKTVMDLVANASPYRVFPVGRLDRSTTGVILLTNDGHMTKKLTHPSFDAKKIYHVTLDKKLTGEDLRLIAEGIRLDEGVAVVDQISYIEGKPKNEIGIEIHIGWNRVIRRIFQRLGYEVEALDRVMFAGLTKKNIKRGHWRILTELEVNNLKML from the coding sequence ATGAGCAGAGATAATAATAATTCAGACAGACCAAAGAGACCAAGAATTTCAACCAAGAAAAGTTCTGATGATTCTCGTGCTTCCAGATCTGGAAATTCTTCAGGATCAAAGCCTTTTAAGAAACCGTTCTCTAAAGACGGGGGAAGAAAAGGGGCAGAACATCAGGGATCCAACTCAAGATTTGAAAAGAAACCTTTCAAAAGAAATACAGACAGCTCCGAAGGTTCCAACGATGAGATGGGATCAAAATCTGAAAGAAAACCATACATCACGAACAAAAGTGAGAGTTATGAGAAAAAATCTTTCGGAAAACCAAAGAGAGGAGGAAAGAGCTTTGATGCAAGAGATAAATATGAAAGAGGTAGTCTGAAATATGGCAGAAGACCCTCTAATGGAGATGAAAGAGAAGACAGAGCAAAATCTTTTGTACAAAAAAGAAGGTTAAACAAAATTGACAAGGATGTTCATAAAGACACGATCCGTCTCAATAAGTATATTGCCAATTCAGGGATCTGCAGTAGGAGAGAAGCTGATGAGCTTATTACTCAGGGTCTTGTAGAAGTAAACGGAAAGGTAGTCAATGAAATGGGTTATCAGGTACAGAAAACCGACAGAGTAGTTTTTGACGGACAAAGTATTACTCCGGAAAAACCTGTTTATGTACTTTTGAATAAACCAAAAGGTTACATTTCTACGACGAAAGATGACAAAGCCAGAAAAACAGTAATGGATCTTGTAGCGAATGCTTCTCCTTACAGAGTTTTCCCGGTTGGAAGATTAGACCGTTCTACAACGGGTGTTATTTTATTGACGAATGACGGACACATGACTAAAAAATTAACGCATCCATCTTTTGATGCTAAAAAGATTTATCATGTAACATTAGATAAAAAACTTACGGGTGAAGATTTACGTCTTATCGCAGAAGGAATCCGTCTTGATGAAGGAGTAGCGGTTGTTGACCAGATTTCGTACATTGAAGGAAAACCTAAAAATGAGATCGGAATTGAAATTCATATCGGATGGAATCGTGTTATCAGAAGAATATTCCAAAGATTAGGATACGAAGTGGAAGCTTTAGACAGAGTGATGTTTGCCGGATTAACGAAGAAGAATATCAAGAGAGGACACTGGAGAATCCTTACAGAACTGGAAGTAAATAACCTTAAAATGCTTTAA
- the ytxJ gene encoding bacillithiol system redox-active protein YtxJ, producing MSFFDKIFGGKSETPDQKSFWKKIESEEDLTKAIEDSFQNKIAIFKHSTSCFISKTVLRNFEKEVESSDQSVHVYYLDLLAHRPVSNKIAADFEIRHESPQLIVIENGKSINNASHQDISLSQIVS from the coding sequence ATGAGTTTTTTTGATAAAATATTTGGTGGAAAAAGCGAAACCCCTGATCAAAAATCATTCTGGAAAAAGATAGAGTCTGAAGAAGACCTTACAAAAGCTATAGAAGACTCTTTTCAGAATAAAATTGCTATATTCAAGCATTCAACAAGCTGTTTCATCAGTAAAACAGTACTGAGAAACTTTGAAAAAGAAGTGGAAAGTTCAGATCAGTCGGTTCATGTTTATTACCTGGATCTTCTGGCTCACAGACCTGTTTCTAATAAAATAGCCGCAGATTTTGAAATCAGACACGAAAGTCCACAGCTGATTGTAATTGAGAACGGAAAGTCCATCAACAATGCTTCGCACCAGGATATTTCTTTAAGCCAGATTGTATCATGA
- a CDS encoding DEAD/DEAH box helicase, with amino-acid sequence MSFESLGLSHNIIRSVNKLGYLKPFPIQEQAVPVILQGKDLMGIAQTGSGKTACFVMPILEKLQNSEVKKDRNVQVLILVPTRELAIQIDEVFRAFTENLKREVRTMAVYGGVSINPQMKGMFGVEVLIATPGRLLDLIDHNALSISGIKHLVIDEADKMFQLGFGEEMNKLFAMMPIAKQTTLFSATLNDKVSEMKERLSINPTLIEIKKEEVEIDNIEQLAYHVSPENKGPFLRYLIKEKKVEKALIFVSSTRSADNLVEKLKKNKIKAVAIHSQKSQGARRNNLEEFKVNGAQILVATDLIGRGIHIESLPCVINYELPRSPLDYIHRIGRTGRANEKGTAISILTDDELQHFRVIQKKMGRKVTLQRTEGIDLHGY; translated from the coding sequence ATGTCATTTGAGTCTTTAGGATTATCACACAATATTATTCGTTCTGTTAACAAATTGGGGTATTTAAAACCATTTCCAATTCAGGAGCAGGCTGTTCCCGTAATTTTACAAGGGAAAGATCTGATGGGAATTGCACAGACAGGTTCTGGTAAAACAGCTTGTTTTGTGATGCCGATTTTAGAAAAACTACAGAATTCGGAAGTTAAAAAAGACCGTAATGTTCAGGTTTTAATATTGGTTCCTACCCGTGAATTGGCTATTCAGATTGATGAAGTTTTCAGAGCTTTTACAGAAAATCTGAAAAGAGAAGTCCGAACAATGGCTGTTTATGGAGGGGTTTCTATCAACCCGCAAATGAAAGGAATGTTTGGGGTGGAAGTTCTGATTGCAACTCCGGGGCGTTTATTAGACTTAATTGATCATAATGCTTTGAGTATTTCAGGAATTAAACATCTGGTGATTGACGAGGCAGATAAAATGTTTCAGCTGGGCTTTGGTGAAGAGATGAATAAGCTTTTTGCGATGATGCCGATAGCCAAACAAACCACTTTATTTTCAGCAACTTTAAATGATAAAGTTTCTGAGATGAAAGAACGTCTGTCCATTAATCCTACCCTTATTGAAATTAAAAAAGAAGAAGTTGAGATAGATAATATCGAACAGCTGGCCTATCATGTTTCTCCGGAAAATAAAGGTCCTTTTTTAAGATATTTAATTAAGGAAAAGAAAGTTGAAAAAGCTCTTATTTTTGTCTCGTCCACAAGATCTGCAGACAATTTGGTAGAGAAGCTTAAAAAGAATAAAATTAAAGCTGTGGCGATTCATAGTCAAAAGTCACAGGGGGCCCGTAGAAATAATCTGGAAGAATTTAAAGTAAATGGAGCTCAGATTCTGGTGGCTACAGATCTAATTGGCCGTGGAATTCATATTGAATCTCTGCCATGTGTTATCAACTATGAATTACCGCGTTCTCCTTTAGATTATATCCATCGTATTGGTAGAACGGGGCGTGCCAACGAAAAAGGAACAGCAATTAGCATTCTAACGGATGATGAATTACAGCATTTCAGGGTGATTCAAAAGAAAATGGGAAGAAAAGTAACGCTGCAAAGAACAGAAGGTATTGATTTACATGGTTATTAA
- the aroB gene encoding 3-dehydroquinate synthase, whose product MITILNDNFSQLNEFLHEKSFSKIFILVDENTHEYCLPVLLGNMETDLGFEILEIEAGEEMKNIQTANQLWEILTEMQADRKALVINLGGGVITDMGGFVASTYKRGIQFINIPTTLLSMCDASIGGKTGIDLMHFKNMVGTFAFPEQIFIFPKFLETLPFKELRSGFAEMLKHGLIADKNHWDQLIQIRKLEVETVIPHIQRSMNIKQNVVDQDFHEQNIRKTLNFGHTIGHAVESLCLQQENPILHGEAVAMGMIAEAHLACLENLISEEDAKMIIENIQRYYPYLDISDFKDEDITALLLNDKKNTDSKINFSLLSGIGSCTYDHQCSQENILESLSFYRKLNDA is encoded by the coding sequence ATGATAACAATATTAAACGATAATTTTTCACAGCTAAACGAGTTTCTTCACGAAAAATCTTTCAGTAAAATTTTCATTCTTGTAGATGAAAATACCCATGAATACTGCCTTCCTGTTCTTTTAGGAAATATGGAAACCGATCTTGGTTTTGAAATTTTAGAGATTGAAGCCGGAGAAGAAATGAAAAATATCCAGACAGCCAATCAGCTTTGGGAAATTCTCACGGAGATGCAGGCGGATAGAAAAGCATTGGTTATCAATCTTGGTGGCGGTGTAATTACGGATATGGGCGGATTTGTTGCATCTACTTATAAAAGAGGAATACAGTTTATCAACATTCCTACTACCCTTTTATCCATGTGTGATGCTTCCATAGGAGGAAAAACAGGGATTGATCTGATGCACTTTAAAAATATGGTGGGAACTTTTGCTTTTCCTGAACAGATCTTTATTTTCCCAAAATTCTTAGAAACATTACCTTTTAAAGAATTAAGAAGTGGCTTTGCTGAAATGCTTAAGCACGGATTAATTGCTGATAAAAATCATTGGGATCAGCTGATTCAGATCCGTAAGCTGGAAGTGGAAACGGTAATTCCACATATTCAGAGATCAATGAATATCAAGCAGAATGTGGTAGATCAGGACTTCCATGAGCAAAACATCAGAAAGACACTTAATTTCGGACATACAATAGGCCATGCTGTAGAAAGTTTATGCTTACAACAGGAAAATCCTATCCTTCACGGTGAAGCAGTTGCTATGGGAATGATCGCAGAAGCGCATCTTGCCTGTCTTGAGAATCTTATTTCTGAAGAAGATGCAAAAATGATCATTGAAAATATTCAGAGATATTATCCATACCTTGATATCAGCGATTTTAAAGATGAAGATATCACAGCGCTATTATTAAATGACAAAAAGAATACAGACAGTAAAATCAACTTTTCTCTGCTTTCAGGAATAGGCTCTTGTACGTATGATCATCAGTGCAGCCAGGAAAATATCCTTGAATCTTTGTCTTTTTATAGAAAATTAAATGATGCTTAA
- a CDS encoding Crp/Fnr family transcriptional regulator — MKNINNYLAKVLNVPLQNVNTCSLHYEVKKIPKNQFLLQYGEICRHIFFVEKGLIKMYSIDKNGKEHIIQFAPESWLISDRSSLYFNEKSIYYIEAVEDSEVLFLHPDFFNKLVEQFPNSIERSDFLLQKHIRSLQNRINSLLGETAEERYMKFIKMYPDLLLRVPQWMIASYLGITPESLSRVRKELARKNFVPDNK; from the coding sequence ATGAAGAATATAAATAATTATTTAGCTAAAGTTTTAAATGTTCCGCTTCAAAACGTGAACACCTGTAGCCTGCACTATGAAGTAAAGAAAATTCCTAAAAACCAGTTTCTTCTTCAGTATGGCGAAATATGCCGTCATATATTCTTTGTAGAAAAAGGACTGATAAAAATGTATTCTATTGATAAAAACGGAAAAGAACATATTATACAGTTTGCCCCGGAAAGCTGGCTGATTTCTGACCGAAGCAGTCTTTATTTCAATGAAAAATCCATTTATTATATAGAAGCAGTGGAAGATTCAGAGGTACTGTTTTTACATCCCGATTTCTTTAATAAATTGGTGGAACAATTCCCAAACAGTATTGAGAGAAGTGATTTTCTGCTGCAGAAACATATCAGAAGTCTTCAAAACAGGATCAATTCTTTATTGGGAGAGACTGCAGAAGAAAGATACATGAAATTTATTAAAATGTATCCGGATTTACTGTTGAGAGTTCCACAATGGATGATTGCTTCTTACCTGGGGATTACTCCTGAGAGTCTTAGCCGTGTAAGAAAAGAACTGGCAAGAAAGAATTTTGTTCCTGATAATAAATAA
- a CDS encoding PLP-dependent aminotransferase family protein, translating into MSKEFLYTEIADGIAGQIRNGILKTGDKLPSVRMLCQEHQVSMNTAKRVFLELESQSLIESKPQSGYFVSQLLSVKLPLPEVSRPSLIANNDEPDELISKVYENMGKKDLTFFSIGIPSGDLLPQAKLKKEIVNAIRELKDGGTDYEELQGNLKLRRMIAIRSLQWGGNLSENDLITTNGGMNALSFCLMALGKPGDTIAIESPCYPGILQLANGLGLKVLELPTHPTTGIEIEALKKVIPKIDLCLLIPNFNSPLGSCMPDENKKEIVKILSENNIPLIEDDVYGDLYFGSSRPKCCKSFDKDGNVLYCSSISKTLAPGYRVGWIAPGKYKDKIMKLKLLHSTSSISIVNEAVANFLKSGKYEKHLQQLRRTLQFNYQNYVQTIAESFPEGTKTSRPQGGLSLWVEFDKKIRTTELYDLAIKQNISIAPGRMFTFQEQFENCMRLCIGLPWSENTQAKLRQVGNLAKKIY; encoded by the coding sequence ATGAGCAAAGAATTTTTATACACAGAAATTGCAGACGGAATTGCAGGGCAGATCAGAAATGGCATTTTAAAGACCGGAGACAAGCTTCCTTCGGTAAGAATGCTATGTCAGGAACATCAGGTGAGTATGAACACTGCTAAACGTGTTTTCCTCGAACTGGAATCCCAATCTTTGATAGAATCAAAACCACAGTCAGGATATTTTGTAAGCCAGCTGCTCTCTGTAAAACTTCCTTTACCCGAAGTGAGCCGTCCGTCATTGATTGCCAATAATGATGAACCGGATGAGCTGATCAGTAAAGTGTATGAAAATATGGGCAAAAAGGACCTTACTTTTTTCTCTATCGGTATTCCGTCCGGAGATCTTTTACCTCAGGCAAAACTAAAAAAAGAAATAGTGAATGCCATCAGAGAATTAAAAGACGGAGGTACTGACTATGAAGAACTTCAGGGAAATCTGAAGCTCAGAAGAATGATTGCTATACGTTCTTTGCAATGGGGAGGAAACCTGAGCGAAAATGATTTGATTACCACCAATGGCGGAATGAATGCTCTTTCTTTCTGCTTAATGGCTCTGGGAAAACCAGGAGACACAATTGCTATTGAAAGTCCCTGTTATCCGGGTATTTTACAGCTGGCAAACGGATTAGGCCTAAAAGTACTGGAACTTCCCACCCATCCTACTACCGGAATAGAAATTGAAGCCTTAAAAAAAGTAATTCCCAAGATAGATCTGTGTCTGTTGATTCCCAACTTCAATTCTCCGCTGGGAAGTTGTATGCCTGATGAAAATAAAAAAGAAATTGTAAAAATATTGTCGGAAAACAATATTCCGCTGATAGAAGATGATGTGTATGGAGACCTTTATTTTGGTTCCAGCCGTCCAAAATGCTGCAAATCTTTCGATAAAGACGGAAATGTACTGTACTGCAGTTCGATTTCAAAAACACTGGCTCCCGGCTATCGTGTTGGATGGATTGCTCCTGGGAAATACAAAGACAAGATCATGAAATTAAAACTCTTGCATTCCACATCTTCTATTTCTATTGTGAATGAAGCTGTCGCCAACTTTCTGAAATCTGGGAAGTACGAAAAACACCTTCAGCAGCTTCGTAGAACCTTACAGTTCAACTATCAGAATTATGTTCAAACTATTGCAGAATCATTCCCGGAAGGCACCAAAACCAGCCGTCCACAGGGAGGATTATCATTATGGGTAGAATTTGATAAAAAGATCCGGACCACAGAATTATATGATCTGGCTATCAAACAAAACATCAGTATAGCTCCCGGAAGAATGTTTACCTTTCAGGAGCAGTTTGAAAACTGTATGAGACTTTGTATAGGCCTTCCCTGGTCGGAAAATACACAGGCAAAGCTCAGACAGGTGGGAAATCTTGCCAAAAAAATTTATTGA
- the pncA gene encoding bifunctional nicotinamidase/pyrazinamidase, translating into MKKALIIVDVQNDFCEGGALAVPGANEIIPYINLLMEENEYDQVVLTQDWHPAGHKSFASSNGRKVGESIILNGVPQFMWPDHCIQGTFGAEFHKDLNRDKVTHIIQKGKNIEIDSYSGFQDNNHFMKTGLDDFLKYHDIQLVEIVGLALDYCVKFTAQDAVANGYVTCLHFNGTRAVNVKPDNARDAIYDMIEKGVTVLG; encoded by the coding sequence ATGAAAAAAGCATTAATAATAGTCGATGTACAGAATGATTTTTGTGAAGGCGGAGCACTTGCAGTCCCTGGAGCCAACGAAATTATTCCTTACATCAATCTTCTGATGGAGGAAAATGAATATGATCAGGTGGTTTTGACGCAGGACTGGCATCCTGCAGGTCATAAAAGTTTTGCAAGCAGCAATGGCAGAAAGGTAGGAGAAAGTATTATTTTGAATGGTGTTCCACAGTTTATGTGGCCGGATCATTGTATTCAGGGAACTTTCGGAGCAGAATTTCACAAAGATCTGAACAGAGATAAAGTAACCCACATTATACAAAAAGGTAAAAATATTGAAATAGACAGCTATAGCGGATTCCAGGATAATAATCATTTTATGAAAACCGGATTGGATGATTTCTTGAAATACCACGACATTCAATTGGTTGAAATCGTAGGATTAGCATTAGATTACTGCGTTAAATTCACGGCTCAGGATGCTGTGGCCAACGGATATGTAACCTGCCTTCATTTCAACGGAACACGTGCTGTAAACGTAAAACCTGACAATGCCAGAGATGCCATCTACGACATGATTGAAAAAGGAGTAACCGTGTTAGGATAA